GGCCGCGCCTCTCTTTCGGACGCGGTGAAGGCCACCAAGCTGGGCGCCTTCCACTTCGTGGAGAAGCCGCTCGCCCCCGAAGCCGTCCTCCTCTCGCTCCGCTCCGCACTGGAGCTGCGGCACGCCAAGGCGACGAACCGCGCTCTGCGCGAAGAGCTCCGCGCGCGCGACGGGATGGTGGGGCGCGCTCCCGCCATCGAGCAGGTGCGCAGCGTCATCGAGCGGGTGGCGCCCACGGACGCACGGGTGCTGATCACCGGCGAGAGCGGCACGGGGAAGGAGGTGGTGGCGAGCGCGGTGCACGAGCGCTCGGCGCGGCACGCGGGCCCGCTGGTGCGCCTCAACTGCGCCGCCATCCCGCGCGACCTGGTGGAGAGCGAGATGTTCGGCCACGAGAAGGGTGCCTTCACCGGGGCCACGGAGCGCCGCCGCGGCCGCTTCGAGCTGGCCAGCGGGGGGACGCTCTTCTTGGACGAGATCGGCGATCTCAGCCTGGAGGCGCAGGCCAAGCTCCTCCGCGCCCTCGAGGGTGGCGAGGTGGAGCGGGTGGGCGGCCACGAGCCGATCAAGGTGGACGTGCGCATCCTGGCGGCCACCAACAAGGACCTGCGGGCGGAGGTCGTGGCGGGGCGCTTCAGGGAGGACCTCTTCTTCCGGCTTCACGTAATCCCCATCCACCTCCCCCCGCTGCGCGAGCGGCGCGAGGACGTGCCGCTGCTGGCCGAGCACTTCCTCGCCCGCCACGCCGCGAACGGACTTCGCCCCCCGCGTCTCCTTCCGGGCGCCATGGACGCGCTGGTGCGCCACCCGTGGCCCGGCAACGTGCGAGAGCTGGCGAACATCCTGGAGCGCCTCTCGATCCTCCACTCCGGCAGCGAGGTGGGCCCGGCCGAGATCCGCGTCCTCCTCGCGGGCGGCGCACCCATCGCGGGCGAGGCGGCCCCCGCCTACCTGGACGACGACGACCGCCCGCTCGCGGACCGCCTGGACGCCTACGAGCGCGAGCTCCTGAACGGCGCCCTGGAGGCCGCCGCCGGCAGCGTCGCCGAAGCCGCCCGCCGCCTGCGGACGGACCGGGCGAATCTGTACCGGCGGATGCGGAGGCTTGGGATCGACCGATAGTGCGTTAGTGCGGGGAATGGGGAATGGGGAATGGGGAATGGGGAATGGGCAATGGGGTAGCAGGAAGAGGACCGCGGCCCACCCCTTTATGTCATCCTGAGCAAAGCGCTTCTCAGATCTCTCCCGTTGTGCGACCTTTGGCGCGGAGCAAAGGATCTACTGCGCGTGCCGAGAGGACCGTCGTTGCCCGCCGTCCTCTTGCCTCGACGGCTAGATCCTTCGGTCCCCGCAGGAGTCTGGCGCGCGGCGCGGATGTTCGCGGGGCGGCTCCCTCAGGATGACAGATGTGGGGTTGGGCGCACTCACGCACTCCCGCACTTCCCAACCGGTGCGGAAGAGACACCTTCCCCCGCATTCCGCGTCATTGTGACACATGCGCGGCCTGGGGTGAATTCAGTAAGTGGTGGAACAGGAGCGAGTTGCGATGTTTCCGGCACGGGGCACGGCATCTGCCTTTGCGGAAGGTGCAAACGTGGGTCGTAGACCGGCCTTTTCCGATACTGGAGGTACCATGCGCAGCATCCTGGCGCTCGGCATTGCCGCGGCGCTGCTGGCCGCGATTCCCGCACGCGCGCAGCAAGACACGGTTCCGCAGGAGATCGCCGAAGCCCGCCTTCCGGCCGACGTCGCGGAACGGGTCACGACCTTCTTCAACGATCCCCGCACCCTCCACTTCAACGGCCGCACCCGCATCCCGGCAGACGGGACGGTGTCCGGGCCCGTGGCGGTGCTCGACGGCCCGTTCTCCGTGGCGGGGCGCGTCGAGGGCGACGTGGTGGTCATCAACGGCGACCTGGAATTCCTCCCCGGAGCCGTGGTCGCCGGGAGCGTCACCGTGGTCGGCGGCCAGATCACCGGCGCCGACAGCGCGCGCGTGCAGGGGGAGATGAACGCCTACTCCGCGCCGCTGGAGTACGTGAAGGAGGGCGAGCGCCTCGTGCTCCAGGAGCCCGCGACGGTGGGCGACTCCACGGGCGAGGGCACCACGCTGCGCCCCCGCCGCGGCAGGACGCGCCTGGTGCTGGCCACAGAGGGGAGCTACAACCGCGTGGAGGGGCTTCCTATCACCTTCGGGCCGGTGGTGGAGACGCCGGGGCGCAACCCGTTCCGGCTCCGCGCGCGCGGCATCTTCCGCACGGAGGCCGAGGGACCGTACGGCGCCGAGCGCTGGGGCGGCGACGTGATGGCGGAGCAGTTCCTGGGCGGCACGGGCCTCTTCCGCATCGGCGGCGGGGTGCGGTCGATCGTGTCGCCCATCGAGGGGTGGCACCTCAGCAACGTGGAGAACAGCCTCTCCACCTTCGTCTTCCACCGCGACTACCGCGACTACTACGAGCGGCAGGGGTTCAGCGTCTTCGCGGCGGTGGGCCCGCGGCGCTCCCCCTTCTCCGCCACGCTGGAGTACCGCGCCGAGCGCCACCTTCCGCTCGCCGCGGGCAACCCGTGGACGATCTTCAACAACAACGACCCCTGGCGGCTGCAGCCCTACTCCGCTCGCGGTGACCTCAACTCGATCCTGGCGAGCGTGAAGTGGGACGGTCGTAGCGACCCCGTCGACCCCTCCACCGGCTGGTACTTCGAGACGGAGCTGGAGCGCGCCGTCCGCAGCACCCTTAGCCAGCCGGAGCTCGTCTCCGTCGCCGTCGGCGGCGATGACCCCATCGGCACCGTGCGGCCCGAGCGCCACTACGGGCTGTTCACGCACGGCCTGGTGGACCTGCGGCGCTACAACCGCATCAGCCCCACCGCGCGGCTCAACCTGCGCGTCATGGCGGCGGGCGGCATCGGAGACGAGTTCCTTCCGCCGCAGCGGCAGCACGCGCTGGGCGGCGAGGCGTCGCTCCCCGGCTTCAACCTGCTCTCGCTGGACTGCGCCGCGCGGGGCGAGGTGGTGCGCGTGCCCTCCGACCCCACCCAGAACCCAGTACCGCGCGCCTTCTACGGCGGCTACGGGTGCGACCGGGTGGTGCTGGTCCAGGCCGAGTACCGCGGCAATGTCGACCTCCACATCAACGTCGGCCGGCCGGACAGCGAGCGCGTGGACGACGGCGTGCGCCGCGTGAGCGCCCATTGGGACGGGACGCTGGGGTGGAGCCTCTTCGCCGACGCGGCGAGCGGGTGGGGGAAGGCCCCGTGGGGCGGCGTGCAGCAGGACGCGTTCGACATCGGGGCCGGCGTCCTCCTGGGCCGGCTGGGCGTGTACGCGGCCGTGCCGGTTTCCAGCGATGGCCGCTTCGTACGGCCAAGCCGCGGGCCCAACATCTTCGTCCGGCTGAACTCGCGCTTTTGACTTCGTTCCTCCGCCGGGTCCTCCCCGCGCTCCTCCTGATGCTGGGGACGCTCGCGGATCCCGCACCGCTCCGCGCGCAGCGGACGCTGGTGCTGGGCGTGGCGGGCCCGGCGCAGCAGTGGCGGCCCGTGGTGCGCGTGAACGGCGCCCTGCGCGACCGCGCCCTGCGCGACGCGCTCGCCTCCGGGCTCCCCATTCGCCTGCACCTGCGCGTGGAGCTGTGGCGCAAGGACGTTCTGGATCAGCTCGAAGGCTCGCAGGAGGTGTCCCTCGCCGTCCTCCGCAGCGCGCTCGACGAGGGGTACGTGCTGGAGGACGGCCGCGTGCAGCGCACCCTCCCCTCGATGGGCGCCGTGGAGGCCGCGCTGCAGGTGGCCTTCGCCCCCACGCTGCACCCGCGCAAGCGGGGGCGGTTCTACTACCTGGCCACGCTGGACGCCGAAACGCTCTCCCTTTCCGACCTGGACGACCTGCGCCGCTGGCTCCGCGGCGAGGCGCGCCCGGCCGTCGCGGGCGAGAAGGCCGTGGGCAGCGTGGTGCAGCGCGGCGTGCGCCGCATCTTCGTGCGCATGCTGGGGTTGCCGGCGCGGCAGTGGAGGGCGCGGAGCGGGGGGTTCGGGGTGTGAGGGGGGCGAAAGTCCCCCTCCCCCGGCCCCTCCCCCGCCTGCGGGGGCGCAGGCGGGGGAGGGGAGAACTGCGTCGTGCGCGCGCAGATCTCGTTGCGGCGCGATTCATCGCGCCCGTGTCACGGGCCGCGCTGTAACCCGCGGCCCACGAGACCGCTTCAGCGGTCTTCCCGTAGTTCCAGCCGGGGGATTCATCCCCCGGTGATGCGGCCCCGGTGCCCGCCCCCCGACCCCAATCTCGCCCCCGGAGCCTGCGAAGGCAGGCTTCCCGCGGGTGTTGCAGCGGTTTCAACCGCCGGCACCTAGCCGCCGTTCCGCCAAAACAACGGGGCTCCCTCCACCTCGGAAGGAGCCCCGCCGTCTTTCACCCATCCCGTCGTCTTTCATCCAGCTCGTCTTTCATTCACCCACCCAGCCCCACCCGCCGTTCACACCGACGCGTACATCTCGATCGGCGGACAGGAGCAGACCAGGTTGCGGTCGCCAGCGGCGTTGTTCACGCGGGCCACGTGCGGCCAGAACTTCCGCTCGCGGCTCCACGGGGCGGGGAAGCCCGCCTGCTCGCGCGAGTAGGGGTGCGACCACTCGTCCGCCATCACCACGCCCATGGTGTGCGGCGCGTTCTTGAGCGGGTTGTCGCGGCGGTCCGCGATGCCCAGCTCAACCGCGCGGATCTCCTCGCGGATCGAGATCATCGCCTCGCAGAAGCGGTCCAGCTCCGAAAGCGCCTCGCTCTCCGTGGGCTCGATCATCATCGTCCCGGCCACCGGGAAGGAGACGGTGGGGGCGTGGAAGCCGTAGTCCATCAGGCGCTTGGCCACGTCCTCCACCTCGATCCCCGCGCTCTGCTTGAGCTGGCGCAGGTCCACGATGCACTCGTGGGCCACCGTGCCGTTGGCGCCGCGGTAGAGCACCGGGTAGTGCTCCTCCAGCCGCCGGGCGATGTAGTTGGCGTTCAGGATCGCCACGCGCGTCGCCTGCGTGAGCCCCTCTGCGCCCATCAGGTTGATGTACATCCACGAGATGGGAAGGATGCTGGGGCTCCCCCACGGGCCGGCCGAGACCGCGCCGTGCTCGCGCCCGTCCACCGGGATCACCGGGTGGCCGGGGAGGAAGGGCGCCAGGTGCTCCGCCACGCAGATCGGCCCCATCCCCGGGCCGCCGCCGCCGTGCGGGATGCAGAAGGTCTTGTGCAGGTTCAGGTGGCACACGTCCGCGCCGAAGTCGCCGGGGCGGCAGAGGCCCACCTGCGCGTTCATGTTGGCGCCGTCCATGTACACCTGCCCGCCGTGCCGGTGCACGATGTCGCAGATCTCGCGGATCTCCACCTCAAAAACGCCGTGCGTGGACGGGTAGGTCACCATGAGCGCGGCCAGGTTGTCCGCGTACTGCTCCGCCTTGGCGCGCAGATCGTCCACGTCCACGTTGCCACGGGCGTCGGTGCCGGTCACGACGACCTTCATCCCCGCCATCACCGCGCTCGCCGGGTTGGTGCCGTGCGCCGAGCCGGGAATCAGGCACACGTTGCGGTGCGCCTCGCCGCGGGCCTCGTGGTACGCGCGGATGCAGAGAAGGCCCGCGTACTCGCCCTGGCTCCCCGCGTTGGGCTGCAGCGACACCGCCGCGAAGCCCGTGATCTCCGCCAGCTCCTCTTCGAGCTGCCGGAAGAGCTCGCGGTATCCCACCGTCTGCTCGGCCGGGGCGAAGGGGTGGATGCGGTTCACCTCCGGCCAGCTCACCGGGAACATCTCGGAGGTGGAGTTGAGCTTCATGGTGCACGACCCCAGCGGGATCATGGAGTGCGTCAGCGACAGGTCGCGCGACTCCAGCCGCCGGATGTAGCGCAGCATCTCCGTCTCGCTGCGGTAGCGGTTGAAGACGGGGTGCTCCAGGTACGGGCTGGTGCGCGCCAGCGGCATCGTCTCCTCTTCCAGCCCGTCCGCGATCTCGCGGGCGGTGAAGGAAACCGGCGAGCCGCGGTTGAGGGAGATGAGGATCGTCTCCAGCTCCTCCTCGCCCGTCGTCTCGTCCAGCGCGATGCAGATGGAGCTTTCACCAAAGGGGCGCAGGTTGATCGAGCGGTCACGGGCGGCGGCCAGGATCGTCGACTGGCGCGAGCCCACCTCGACGCGGACGGTGTCGAAGAAGTTCTCGTGCACCACCTTGTATCCCAGCCGGCGCGCGCCCTCGGCAACCACACGTGCCAGCGAGTGCACGCGCCCGGCGATGGCGCGGATTCCGTCCGGGCCGTGGTAGACGGCGTACATCCCGGCCATCACCGCCAGCAGCACCTGCGCGGTGCAGATGTTGGAGGTGGCCTTTTCGCGGCGGATGTGCTGCTCGCGCGTCTGCAGCGCCATGCGCAGCGCCGGCTTTCCCTCCGCGTCGGTGGAGACGCCGATGATGCGGCCGGGGATCTGGCGCTTGAGCTCGTCGCGGCAGGCGAAGTAGCCCGCGTGCGGCCCGCCGAAGCCCAGCGGGACGCCGAAGCGCTGCGTGGTCCCCACCACCATGTCCGCGCCCCACTCCCCGGGCGGGGCGAGCAGCGCCAGCGAAAGGAGGTCGGCGGATACGATGACGGCCGCGCCCTCCTCGCGGGCGCGCTGTACGAAGGCGCCGTAGTCGATCACGGCCCCATCGGTCGCGGGGTACTGGAGGAGGAAACCGAAGACGGGCGTCTTGAAGTCGAACTTCTCCGGATCGCCCACCACCACGTCGATGTCGCGGGCGGCGGCGCGGGTGCGCACC
The DNA window shown above is from Longimicrobium sp. and carries:
- a CDS encoding sigma-54 dependent transcriptional regulator, coding for MQSVLIVDDEPNIRRMLGALLRAEGYEVREAGSGRSALAEIRNDEPDAVVMDLYMPDATGLEVLPELKKAAPDVPVLMMSGRASLSDAVKATKLGAFHFVEKPLAPEAVLLSLRSALELRHAKATNRALREELRARDGMVGRAPAIEQVRSVIERVAPTDARVLITGESGTGKEVVASAVHERSARHAGPLVRLNCAAIPRDLVESEMFGHEKGAFTGATERRRGRFELASGGTLFLDEIGDLSLEAQAKLLRALEGGEVERVGGHEPIKVDVRILAATNKDLRAEVVAGRFREDLFFRLHVIPIHLPPLRERREDVPLLAEHFLARHAANGLRPPRLLPGAMDALVRHPWPGNVRELANILERLSILHSGSEVGPAEIRVLLAGGAPIAGEAAPAYLDDDDRPLADRLDAYERELLNGALEAAAGSVAEAARRLRTDRANLYRRMRRLGIDR
- a CDS encoding BamA/TamA family outer membrane protein; protein product: MRSILALGIAAALLAAIPARAQQDTVPQEIAEARLPADVAERVTTFFNDPRTLHFNGRTRIPADGTVSGPVAVLDGPFSVAGRVEGDVVVINGDLEFLPGAVVAGSVTVVGGQITGADSARVQGEMNAYSAPLEYVKEGERLVLQEPATVGDSTGEGTTLRPRRGRTRLVLATEGSYNRVEGLPITFGPVVETPGRNPFRLRARGIFRTEAEGPYGAERWGGDVMAEQFLGGTGLFRIGGGVRSIVSPIEGWHLSNVENSLSTFVFHRDYRDYYERQGFSVFAAVGPRRSPFSATLEYRAERHLPLAAGNPWTIFNNNDPWRLQPYSARGDLNSILASVKWDGRSDPVDPSTGWYFETELERAVRSTLSQPELVSVAVGGDDPIGTVRPERHYGLFTHGLVDLRRYNRISPTARLNLRVMAAGGIGDEFLPPQRQHALGGEASLPGFNLLSLDCAARGEVVRVPSDPTQNPVPRAFYGGYGCDRVVLVQAEYRGNVDLHINVGRPDSERVDDGVRRVSAHWDGTLGWSLFADAASGWGKAPWGGVQQDAFDIGAGVLLGRLGVYAAVPVSSDGRFVRPSRGPNIFVRLNSRF
- the gcvP gene encoding aminomethyl-transferring glycine dehydrogenase → MNRSVFAHTDTFVRRHIGPDEGEIREMLETLGYPSLDALIDDTVPPSIRLERPLKLGPERSEYELLSELREMMSSNRVFRSFLGMGYHDCIVPPVIQRNILENPGWYTQYTPYQAEIAQGRLEALLNFQTMVVDLTGLPVANASLLDEGTAAAEAMAMAYGMGGSAERNTFFVSEHCHPQTVDVVRTRAAARDIDVVVGDPEKFDFKTPVFGFLLQYPATDGAVIDYGAFVQRAREEGAAVIVSADLLSLALLAPPGEWGADMVVGTTQRFGVPLGFGGPHAGYFACRDELKRQIPGRIIGVSTDAEGKPALRMALQTREQHIRREKATSNICTAQVLLAVMAGMYAVYHGPDGIRAIAGRVHSLARVVAEGARRLGYKVVHENFFDTVRVEVGSRQSTILAAARDRSINLRPFGESSICIALDETTGEEELETILISLNRGSPVSFTAREIADGLEEETMPLARTSPYLEHPVFNRYRSETEMLRYIRRLESRDLSLTHSMIPLGSCTMKLNSTSEMFPVSWPEVNRIHPFAPAEQTVGYRELFRQLEEELAEITGFAAVSLQPNAGSQGEYAGLLCIRAYHEARGEAHRNVCLIPGSAHGTNPASAVMAGMKVVVTGTDARGNVDVDDLRAKAEQYADNLAALMVTYPSTHGVFEVEIREICDIVHRHGGQVYMDGANMNAQVGLCRPGDFGADVCHLNLHKTFCIPHGGGGPGMGPICVAEHLAPFLPGHPVIPVDGREHGAVSAGPWGSPSILPISWMYINLMGAEGLTQATRVAILNANYIARRLEEHYPVLYRGANGTVAHECIVDLRQLKQSAGIEVEDVAKRLMDYGFHAPTVSFPVAGTMMIEPTESEALSELDRFCEAMISIREEIRAVELGIADRRDNPLKNAPHTMGVVMADEWSHPYSREQAGFPAPWSRERKFWPHVARVNNAAGDRNLVCSCPPIEMYASV